One Triticum dicoccoides isolate Atlit2015 ecotype Zavitan chromosome 3B, WEW_v2.0, whole genome shotgun sequence genomic window, CTACCCAGGGCTCCTCCTCTGATCATGGACGGCGAATGGTTGAAGTTAGTCCTTGGCTCTTCTTCAGGGGATGGATCTACGCCGGCCAGGGTCCCTTCGGAGCCCGTCCGGCGATcatgggggcgccagcccccagccacctgccgagagggggcgaaccgCTTCAGGGCCCGCCGCCAACGCCGGCGGCGGAGAAATACATCGACGACGTGCTCAGGAGAGCGTGGGAGCGCAGCGTCGTTCGCCAAGAGTTCCGCCAGAAGGCGATGGACGCGATGGGCTAGCTTGGTGGAGAGCTCGCGGACGTGGACGCGTGTCTTAAAGTTGAAGGCCTGTGGGTGGTTGAAgagcggcgcaagctgaaggtggcagtTAACCTTGCGCGTCATCAGTGCGAGCTTGACAATGCGAATGCCGAAGCATCCCTTGCGGCCTCGCGAAAGGCCTGCTCCCAAGCTATTGAGGAGGCTCAGGAAGTAGACCATCGACGCAAGATCAcggagaagcgcgcgtgggagctccaagcctggagcgcttcCCTGGAGTagcaggtggagctgcgtcaggccgcccTTGCATCACTGAAGGGAACGCCTGTCAAGAGTAGGAGCTCCAGAGGCGCAAGGAAGTGCTGACACTGGAGGCCGCTGAGCGCAACCTTGACCTCGAGCGattggagacaagggagcgccaggttacccaggcggaggacgaGGTTGGCGCGCGTGAGGCTCGAATCCAGGAGGATGTTGACCGCTGTGTGGCGGAAACTCGCACGGATCTTGAGCACATGCACAACCAGAGGCTGGAGCTGATTGAAGCTGAGGCTGCAGTTACGACCGCCGCCCTCAGGTCCAAGCTAACTGAAATGAGGCAATGCACGGAGGCCGCCACAGCTGCCCTGGTCTCGGCGCGGACTGAGTTGGCCTCCGCTCGTGTCGAGCTGCTTCTTCTTAAACTGCGGGTTGATGACCAGAACAAAGAAGAGATTCTTCAATGCATACGCTGGAGCACATGCACGGTCCCATGCTCCAGGAGctcaggaacagggccaacgcAGCCCTAGGCAATATCTGTGATGCGGATGATCCGCATCCTCACGCGACCAACTATGTCGGCCATCTCcgattcttcactgatgtggtgacacaCCTGGAGAACTGCTCTGAGAGGGCTCGCcaacttgtcgaggagaggagccgcagcttgctcgggcgtgcattctcccgcgtcttcagccatcttcagaatgTAGATCACCACTTTGACTTCGACGCCGTCATCGCCCCAGTGCCCaaggccatccggggcgacctggcgcggtgggtggaggacaatgtggatgcgCTCGTTAGGGCCTTTGCTTTTGACAATAACGGGGTGATAGTTGCCGCATATGAAGGTGATGTGGTGAATGGCGGTGAAGACGATGCCAATGATGGCGACGGTGATGTCAGTGATGCCTTTGGAGGCGACCAAGAGTATGTGGTGAGTGATATGTCTGATTGATCCCGCGTCCTCCTGTTGTATACCCTGCACACAAAAAGCTCGGGCAtgaccctgaaggttgtaagagcattttgggaggggaagcccctcatgtaaaaaaatGTTGTCCACATGTTTTAGGAGCGACGCTGGATGTGCACCTGCATGATGTTACGAGCCCAGCGATGAGTTAGCTGTTGTAGTTGACCTTTAGATCGGGCAAGCCTTGAGTAGGCTTGCGAGGCCATGATCCTCTGAGGGCCCTCTGGGGACCTGTTGACCATGTGGTGAGAGCCTCGCGAGAGCGAGTGCTGTCCGCGGGACGGCATGTACGTGTGCGCTTAGCTCAGCCCCGCCCGCGAGAGGCTCGCGAGGGGGGGGCATCTGGTGCGAACTCCAGACTAGGGCAGAAACCAAAACGCGAGAGAACATACGAACGAGACAAGACACCCCTCcccgcatacgcaaacacaaattcaatttcaacttaaatccgaagcaaggaagctCGACCACATAAAAAGGGGGGCAAAAAGAAAAAGGCCgcacggcacctagtctagtcttcgacgtcttctcaccagcgtggagctaagtgctgccactaggcgtgggagggagcccctagggctgagactccggggcgtgtacagctccAACTCATTATTGtgggagagtgtcacgggcggcaagcttcacaggcactgggccttcctcacaggtactggccttgcttcatatcgccagacgaggaccCCGCCTTTGGCCACCCTCGACCTCCATTGACGGTGATTgaaaaccaaggacgacgccaatgggataaaggggacgccagcggttccctcgacgaccacgggtcctctgccaggggcaggctttgcagcacctcccgGGCAGAGGGCCTACCTTCGGGAAACAACTTGCTCCGTGCGCCGCAGGGAGGGTCCTAGCTCccagcccctctcctgcagcccccagtgcgcccCTCCTGGCGGAAGGGAGGCTGCCGAGCTGGGGCAACCTTCTTCTGCAGTGACCTGaacttcctgcgacccatggttagcataagcttgctcctgaggaattagcggtacccgatagctgcTGCCGCCAGCAcggttggtgaggcttccttgaggctcctgaaaaggCACGGCTTCTGgcatctcttcctcccagcctggcctgAGAAACGAGCCATGGTCATCTTCCAGTGCGTATtcctgatccaccatgtggggcacgtaagcctccgagGTCGCCGCCCCGAAGACTTCACCGTAGTGCCCCATGCTCCATGCGGCTTGGCTCGAAGTGCTGTCTTGGGGGTGATAGGGCGGCAGCCCGCCCGGTTCGTAGGCagcgatgcgcatgccctcgctcaCCGAGGGTGGTGCTCCTGCAGCTTGATGCCCGGTGCTGACGGTTgagctggtgttgatgaagccttggggcATGCCTAAGGGCGCGCAGGCACGGATGGGCCCGCCGTATGATccgcccggggcctggggtggaagcttgAGGCAGAAGGGAGGCGCCCCCGAagcagcggcatccaggagctcgacaacgtgctctagcagcacgtcacggccgctctcctgcaacctgcatcgtagcagctcccgagccaccgtgagcgcggtcctcatgttcgcttgttcccgtcgggtgtgcggcgccgtGGCTGCGGCGTGATTTGAGGTCCTTGCGGCCGATCGCACCTGCCGCGGAGTGAGGGCAGGCAGTGCTTGTCTGCGTCGCCCGTGCCCCGCAGCGTTCTGCGGAGCGCGGGCTACTTGAGGCGTGGGGTTGAGGTCTCCttgggcgggcggcgcggcgtgggcTGGCCATGCTGCCCAGCAGTCGACATTGGTCGTCGGGTCGCCGGATatggatgcgacgaagcagtgAAACGCAGATCTGCGGGAagaagatttcggcgcacccctacctggcgcgccaaatgtcggatatcgggttccggcaaaacccttaaggttcgaactctgtggtgcgaatgaagatcttctccctaccgaaacacgcccacaacctcgccgcaaATCTaacctagcacgatgaacaacacaagggacacaagatttatgcaggttcgggccaccgctgtgttgtaaaaccctactcctgtgtgtcgtggtggattgcctcttacgctgatgatgaatagtataggggaagaacagcctcgcgagaggtgttcttgtggtggtgcgcttggagaggaattgctacGTCCTTGTTGGCTCTAGGTGAGAACtcgatgccttctactgtggtggctagccctatatatatagaggccctggtcctcttcccaaatattgagcgggaagggagccaacaacggccattttgtaaggggacagctagtacaagctatcctgaccaaaggtggcctTCGACtgtcaaaggcactggtgatgacgccgtcttgggctccatggtgacctccatcctgccgctctgctggtcttggtgtcattgcaccaatatggaaacctttgcttgatgcctcggtactccgcgcctgcacttgccccctttgcagcaaagaggaagcgaggacactgcacaggctggtgcccgcctggtcttgatcgtcatggcttgcgtcatgagcaccttgcagggtaccccttgccttgatctctccgcctcctcgcgagcctgcctggtgaggccgcccctgaggaggccttgtgtcatccgccccacaaggcttggcccctcgcgagggtcttgagcttgggttgatgaagccgGGCTATACTGGGCCGCaggtgagccacgctgcaggccgcaggtaggcgagtctggggacccccgttcccagaacaccgacaatattgtcatggatcatccaacatgttgagcttgcctttccctctcatgctagccaaattctttgcaccaagtagagatactacttgtgcttccaaacatccttatacccagttttgccattagagtccatcatacctacctatggattgagtaacatCCCTCAAGTAAAATAAGATTAGTGTGaagaatttctctctaaatatgtataatctattagtgtgaagaaaataagatttatacgagcttgtgatatggaataaataaaagcaacggactacataataaaggtccctatcacaagtggcaatataaagtgacgttcttttgcattacgattttgtgcatccaaccataaaagtgcatgacaacctctgcttccctctgcgaagggcctatcttttatttttaccttttacccttatacaagagtcatggtgaacttcacccttcctttttacacttttatcCNNNNNNNNNNNNNNNNNNNNNNNNNNNNNNNNNNNNNNNNNNNNNNNNNNNNNNNNNNNNNNNNNNNNNNNNNNNNNNNNNNNNNNNNNNNNNNNNNNNNNNNNNNNNNNNNNNNNNNNNNNNNNNNNNNNNNNNNNNNNNNNNNNNNNNNNNNNNNNNNNNNNNNNNNNNNNNNNNNNNNNNNNNNNNNNNNNNNNNNNNNNNNNNNNNNNNNNNNNNNNNNNNNNNNNNNtaaacactattctgatcacgggatcagaataatattctgatcacaacctgacctgcctgaGTAACACGCCTGAACTtctctctgtacgaacccgacctttgggctatctttgcaaccgtgCCTTCTACTGCGAGTTTTTCTGGTTAGTCGTGTtccatgtgatgtaagtgtaatcttcaAATGATTTTTACCAACTAAATACTCGTTTtagataggaatctcgctcataggcggattttgcactcggggcatgaagaactcgcgtttttgcgattttactgcctgagttgttcgacctgaacttccatcTGTGCTAGGTAGAACTTCCCGCAACATTGCCCAAACagggcttgctatataccgttggaaagctatggacatgagtatcatgacccaagttaaatttttcgcaaaatgtaagcggtttaagagcagttttgaaaatcgttttttcttcacacaaaaaacgtgaatcgtaatttcgatcgcatttctaaaccatttatcggaatgaggcatatagtatggcgttggaaagctgctgcaaaaccgctccttccacatgttgaaagctttttctaattccctatggttaaagagtaatttcaaaaaatgtaaaatttcgtaaaccgaacaacagagttcgtttttttgatgtcatttctaaacggctaatctaatggaggcatatgatatggagttggaaagcttatgaaaatgcgctactttttcatcttgaaagtttttttctaattttgaatggtttaagagtaatttagaaaatggtccaagtcctaccgagttcgtattttcgagctaatcttTTAACCGTGTGTCCGAATGCTTCAAATGATATGGCGtttgaaagcttgaacaaatgtgaaactttttggtatgtattgtttctcccaattctttacggttttaagtcagttttgaaaatggtgaaaaacgtattttcgccataatttctacaaaatttatcgaaattgggcaaataatataccgttgaaaagctacggaaaatgtgaaactttttcatgttgatggttttctctgattcctagccgttttcaagtaattctgAAAATGGCAGGATCATTCGTTCTGCTTCTACCGCGaatcagattcttcgaaaatgcaccgcgtgaagaatctgaacttctcggtgcgtgtacctgaacttcactctgttttttacgtgatttttttgctcgtagatcttcatccactgcccgtagctctccatcccactcacgggaattgagcgggtgatatactgatggaaagctgctgtaaacacgcaactttcccgtgttgatcattttttcatactcgcgatgattttgaaagtttttcatttgaaattcatttagcgtagtagttgaacttcctgctgttttcacgttgaacttctgggacatatttttgtttgtaattttctcatccagtcgtaagtgttacacaaataatattccttttgtacaaacgtctctcacaataatttttttaacgttctccgaccaaggacttgaacttgtaacaacaaaacttttagcatttgcttttttgttctttttaatacaaaatgcacaccgtgtagtacatgaacttctatCAACCTGAacctctctcggttacgtgaaatatTTAGAGTTTTTTAATAAATTTTTTAATCTGAtttttcttaatcctttttatgaattttgaaacgCTCTATTTTTAatggttgaacttcttgtttccattatttaataacgaggaaaatatgagttttctataatcatcgaacttctccatctttttaatatggccttcctagttttatttcttaatcttttttatgaaattttgaatgttatatttttaatagttgaactccttgttatttttatatttgaacttcttgtttccattttttactaacgaggaaaatctgagttgtctatagtcatcgaacttctccatctttttaatatggacttcctggttttatttcttaatctttctttatgaaattttgaagcgctctattttttaaaattgaacttcttgtttttttttgaacttcttgttcccattctttaataacgaggaaaacctgagtttctataatcatcgaacttctccatctttttaatatggccttcttggttttattttttaatcatttttttacaaataaaaatattttaagacaccaaaacaacatttttgtgtttgtttttgctTTGGTTTGCGCATCAAACAGCGctatctttagaaattgaacttctccttttctttttattttctttcaacaTTGTTTAGCACGTCGAACcacgtcatctttagaaattgaacttctcctttctttttgttttctttcaacattggGTTGCACGTCGAACCGcttcatctttagaaattgaacttctcattttctttttgttttctttcaacagTGCTTTACACGTTGAACTGCGTCATCTTTTAGAAATTGAAGTTCTCCATTTTTGTTTTCTTGAATGTTTTACCTtgcatgtttaaatttattttgaaattgctgagataacacacttgaccttctcgaacacaacattttgaccttcacaaaacataaattaaagccAAACTTTTGACCTACAGAGCATGTATAATTTCTCCACTTTTTCAAGAATAAGCGCTGAATCGCCCCGTTAGTTTGACTTGAACTTCTGCTGCACATGAATAAGCTGTTGAAAACACACAACTTTTCTGCtccattatttaaatttgaacttctagttttttaagAAACaagatttttttcaaacttttttACTTGTTCCTTTTATTCTAATTGGGATTTTTTCGTAAATTCTTTTTGAAATGTTcctctttttaatttggacttctccATTTTTTTACAAATGATAAAAATCCATTTTTATAATGGTTTTTGAAGtactttttaatttgaacttctggtTTTCTTTATAAATTAGAAATATCCATCAAAATCCAtgggaattttttgaacttttttatttGTCATTTTCTTTGACCTCTCCATTTTATTAATTATGAACTTTGAGAGTTAACAAGTCCATTGTACATGAACTTCTCGACAATATGTCCCCGACCGGCTCAAGTTTTATTCATTCTTATATAtcaaaaaaatgaaatgaaaatagAAAATGTTGCGTTCTTATGGATACCGCTAACACTTTTTGAGAGCACAATATTCTACTGTAATTTTTTTGCATAATTTTGACGCAAAAAAtggacttcttggtgttattcattagtAACGGGAAAAGTTTTTAAACTTTTTGAACTGCTCGGTTTTTTCAATTTGACCTTCTTGATATTATAATAAATattgaacttctctgttatttaaatttgaacctctagTTTTTTTAGAACCAATGTTATGCATTGGACTGCACAATCATGTATAATCGGACAAGAAGTGTTATGCATTTGTAGTAGGATATAATATACATCAATCACGTGCAATGTATCAAACTTCAACCTGGAGCCATATTGGACTCCAAAACTACATTCAAACTATGTCGGAGTACGTAGCAGTGCAAAGCATAGGCCCAGAATAGTTTCCTCTCACGCATTAATGCAAACACACTTGGGGAACAAAGTGCTAGCGATATATCTTAAAATTTTACAGGAAGCCAAGTTTCCATAGCTACACAGATTCATGGTAAGAGACACAAAAAATTCTTCGCCTCCAAATCATACTGGTATACTAGCGCCGGATGGACGAGTTCGCACCAGCGTTTCTTCTTCTGCAACCACACCACCACCCGCCCGCGGCCGCTTCAAACTCCATTTTCCGCTTCTTCAAAAGGACAAACTCTGTCGAACGGACACTGTGTGAGGTGATGGAGTGCTTGCACAGGAGGCGATAGATGGACTGCTCGCAAGTGAGGTGACGAACTTCTCCTGGTGCACCAAGCACTGACGGGCAGCAGCGGCTTCGTGCTCGGACGGAGACGAGATTTGGAAAGTGGCATTTTTCAGGCATCGTGTGGAAGCCTGCATCCTTTCCTGAACCTTGACAGTGTACCAAATAACTTGTATTATCAGTATATGTTCACAGTACAGATCATGGCTCATAGACTTGGAGGATTGCAATATAATTAGGCAAAATGGGAATCTTTTCAACAGAACATGTGCTCTGAACATCAACATACCGCTACTGTTGGGTGACGCGGAACTGAAGATGAGCACAGTGGCTTGGTCGTGGGCGAAGTACAGGCACTGGTCGCGCCCAATGGCAAGGGCAGTCCTGTCCAGGCAACCAGTGAAGGTCGGGGAGGTGGGGGAAGGGGTGGGACGCCGGAGGtagagaaggagaagaggaggCTCACCGGAGGGGAGGGTTGCGGGGTTGTCCGGATCCGCGTCGGAGCAAGCGGGCGGGAGGGAGGGTGCCCAGGCTAATGGTTGTCGGGCTTCGTCGACGGCGATGGTTGTGGGGCAGAGCCGCGCCCGTAGGTAGAGGAGCATGGGCGCGATGCAGGAGAGGCCAGAGGTGGTGGTTGCGATGCTATTTGGGGagggaaagagtggcggcggcgcgACCAGGGAGGGAGATGGCGGTGGCTGGGTGATCCGGGGAGGGCGGTGGCACTGGCGGCGGGATTTGAGGAGGGCGGTGGTTCCGGGGAGGGTGCACGGCGGCGGGGGTTCCCGGGAGGGCTCGTGGCGGCGGGGCGTTCCTGGGAGGGCGCGCGCGGCGTGGGGTTCAGGGGAAGGCGCGCGGCGGCGGGATCAGAGGACGGCGGCGGGATGAGGGGCTCAGGGGAGCAGAGGTTGCGGTTGGGGAAGGAGGAGGCCCCGGCGGAGGTTTGGGGACGAGGCGGCGGCGAGATCTGGCATTCGGCGGGGAGTGGATCGAGGGAGGAGGTGGGGATCGGGGCagcgggtgggtctattatgataacaccccccttaagaccttattctacaCACCAAAAaagcttattctgataacactcaCCGACCCGAACACCCAGCACCGCCCGAACCCCGTAGAACTGCAAACCCACCCTAGCCGGCTACCCCCACGCACCCCACCCCCACCGAACCCATGTTCTTCCCCGATAAATCCCCATCCACCTCTCCTCGATGCCCACGCCCCAGCGCCACCACCCCCAATCCCCAGTGCCCACTCCAGGCATCCCACAACCACCCCACCCCCGACCGACCGGCCTCCTCTCCTTCCCGGCCGGAGTCCCGTCCCACCACCACGCACTGATGCCGCCCATGTACAGGCGCTGCCACACGCCGGATCCGGTGGGATCCGTCGATCCCCGCCTTCAACGCCCACATCCAGGGCCGCCatacggccggatccggcgagcccCGCCTCCACCACCCCGGGCTGGATCCCACTTCACCATCCTGCAACCGGTGCGCCGCGCCAACCCGGCGCCGGCCCATGCTCGCGCCGCCCCGCTGCCTCCTGTCTCCCACATCACCTCCCTTCTGCCGTCGATCGACCCCGTCGCCAGCCTGGTCTCGCGCCACCCCTGTGAGGGTTAGCCGATCCCCCACGCTCGGGTCTGCCCTCGTCCCCGATCTGGATTGAGCCGCCGCTGGGAAGTTCAGCGTCACGGCGGGACATCGTGCGGTTTGGCGCCCTCCTCGTCATCGGTCACGGCACCGCAGCCACCGGCCTCGAGCGTCCGCTCCTCCACCTTGATCTTATGCTTGCCGGTGTCGCCCCGGCCGATCCAGACAGTTGGGTGGGAGTTGGGGTGTCTCGGGCGTCCAGCCGTGGGTTCCCCCCGATGAGTTGGACGTCTGCTCCCCTCTCTCTCCACCTCCCATCCCCGCGGGAGCAGTGAGGCGTGTCCCTGTGCAGTGCAGTGACCCCCAAGGTGCAGTGCCGTGTGCGTGTTGGAGAGGTTAACTTCAGCGTTGCTGTATGTTCACTTGCGGCCGCCCCTTGATTTTAATTTTGATTGTGTGTTGAACAGAAACTAAGGTTGGCCTTGCAGTTCGCTGGCAAGAATCTGCCTCTCCCCCTCCGTAGATGCAGTTTGGCCAGAAGGGCTTTGTGAGAACAGAAAAAATTGTTGGAGCAACTTCCACTTCCTCTGAAGTCCACTTCGCCTGCAGGAGCAACTTGCGCTTCCTGTGCAGCGACCTATGCAGTGGAGCCACCCCTTGTGGAGAACAAAGAAAATGCCGGAGCCCAAAACTCAGAGCTCCACTATGTTCTCTAATGCAGACTATTGTACTACGTGAAAAACAAACTCtgaagagaaaaaataaaaaggaaaatgcaGTGTGCTTTGTTCTCTAATGCAGACTATTGCACTACGTGAAAACCAAACTCAAAAGGAGAATAATAAAAAGGAGAATGCAGTGCACTTTGTTCACTAATGTAGACTATTGCACTACCCGAAAACCAAACTCTAAAGAGAGAATGCAGTGCACTTTGATATTTAAAAAGTCCACTCCGAAAGACTCTGCAGTACACttcatttgaaaaaaaaatgtttaaACAGCGCAGTTCGCTTCGTATGTTGGAGAGGTTCATTTTTCatgaaatcatgaagttcacttgaccgtccgatgcagtgcggttttcagtctaaaagcagtgcggttttcttcctcgtcttcaaaattttacgtcccacaaaaaagaaatcatgaagttcgcttgactgtttgatgcagtgcggttttcagtctaaaagcagtgcggttttcttctTCGTCTttaaaaatttacgtcccacaaaaaagaaaccatgcagttctcttacccgtgtaATGTAGTGCGGTTTTTCATTCGATGAAGTGCGGTTTTCTGTCAGATGAAGtatccacgtcgatttgggtgtcgcgaaaaacagagtgtctgcATTTCGttaaattcgaaattcctcttaaaccgtaaagaattagagagagtgttctacatgaaagagttgtgtatcattgatatctttccaacggcgtatcgtttgaatcattctgtccaacggtttgcaaaaatttcgcgaaaaacggtCGCTGCCACTTGTCGtctgccgcacgattttcaaaattaacttaaaaccgtaacgaatctcaaaaatatttcaacgtatgaaagttgcgcctcgttcgtagctttccaatggcgtatcacatgcctcgtttcgacaaacggttcaaaaactggagcgaaaacagtaccgaaatatTTAAAGAACTTGAAAAACAGAGTTCCACGATTTagtaatttgaaactgctcttaaaccgtaatgaattacagattatatatgcaaaagatgcgcctcgacgatatctatccaacggcgtatcatttgcttcattccgacaatcggtttagaaaaaaacgtgaaaaaacgctcgctgccactcgtcatccgcaacactattttcaaaactgctcttaaaccgtgtggaatctcgaaaagtgttcaacatgtcgaagttgcgcctaatccatagcttttcaatggtatattacacgcctcattccgataaacggttaaaatattagagcgaaaatagtaccgaaaaaataacgcgtgcagtatatatatatatggatctgggctattctgttacgcgtaacagaatattattctgttaccctacttgaactgatgaattcaaccggttgaactgatgaaattcgaacggttgaactgatgctttctgtttctgttaaaaatcgtcttctttagttcttttacaaaaaaaattgtcgaaacatggcgtgtaatatatcgttgaaaacctcttgacatctacattacaatcttataatttgtttttgcaaaaaatttatggtttaagagcagttttgaaaaaaatcgTTTTTTTAAATCGAAAAcacgaatcgtattttggacttcaTTTTCAAACGGTTTATCAGAATTGAGCAAATGAGATGGTGTTGGAAATCTTGTGAAAAtacgcatcttccatatatctactattttttcaaattctgtatgatttaaaagtaatttgaaaaatggtGAAATCCTAGGCGAAACGTATTTTTGCTGTTTTTTGCAAATGctttgtcggattgacgcaaatgatatggcgttggaaagctatgaaaATGCGCAACTTTGGCTATATAAAGTTTATTCTAATTCCTTACAGTTTAAAAACGAATTCAAATACGGTTAAAGTTGGTTTTGAACGCGATTTTGTTAAAAAGTTTATTgagatggggcaaataatataccattcGAAAGCTActga contains:
- the LOC119275895 gene encoding uncharacterized protein LOC119275895 — protein: MLLYLRARLCPTTIAVDEARQPLAWAPSLPPACSDADPDNPATLPSGSGKDAGFHTMPEKCHFPNLVSVRARSRCCPSVLGAPGEVRHLTCEQSIYRLLCKHSITSHSVRSTEFVLLKKRKMEFEAAAGGWWCGCRRRNAGANSSIRR